In Heterodontus francisci isolate sHetFra1 chromosome 46, sHetFra1.hap1, whole genome shotgun sequence, a single window of DNA contains:
- the LOC137356904 gene encoding uncharacterized protein, with translation MGLPMCLGRARVFLGVVVPPLARPVAGAGAPFAGGNYNSQGAPLPQAGGGHSATPPRHHPRRCHSTWVPVRDWPVASCEGAKELLPASGYLRPYSPSDPHSPHPHSPHHHPLTLTLLTITSPHPQSPHHHSPHPQPPQHHSPHPHHHSPHPLHHHSPSPSLPSSSAPSTSLPSPSLPSPPSPSLPFTITPLTITPLTLSPLTLSPLNITPLTLTPLTPFTITPLHHHSPHHHSPHPQPPHHHSPHHHSPHHHSPHPQPPQHHSPHPHSPHPHSPHHHSPSPSLPSPSLPFTITPLTLSPLTLSPLNITPLTLTITPLTPFTITPLHHHSPSPSLPSPSLPSPSAPSPSLPSPSLPSPSLPSSSAPSTSLPSPSLPSPSLPSPSLPFTITPLTLSPLTITPLTITPLTSLTLTHLPITSSLFLSPPLSSHTLSLTTPHPLPITVSPCPLSLTPCSPSHPLHPHTPLTLTHPHQASPSSHPVFWPPSEGFLIATRQFFCSLPGLCFSSLDFIINVNCSGEGAAEVAEFVDCLKPLTIDSNS, from the exons ATGGGACTGCCCATGTGCCTGGGGCGCGCCCGGGTGTTCCTGGGAGTTGTAGTTCCCCCTCTTGCCCGCCCCGTTGCGGGCGCAGGCGCGCCTTTCGCGGGAGGGAACTACAATTCCCAGGGTGCACCACTGCCCCAGGCAGGAGGCGGGCACTCCgccacccccccccgccaccacccacgCCGATGTCACTCCACGTGGGTCCCCGTCCGTGATTGGCCAGTGGCATCGTGCGAGG GAGCGAAGGAGCTGCTGCCGGCGTCGGGGTATCTTCGTCCGTATTCTCCCTCagaccctcactcccctcaccctcatTCTCCTCACcatcaccccctcaccctcactctcctcaccatcacctcccctcacccccagtcccctcaccatcactcccctcatcctcagCCCCCTCAACatcactcccctcaccctcaccatcactcccctcacccccttcaCCATCACTCCCCTtcaccatcactcccctcatcctcagCCCCCTCAACATCACTCCCCTCAccatcactcccctcacccccttcaCCCTCACTCCCCTTCACCATCACTCCCCTCACCATCACTCCCCTCACCCTCAGCCCCCTCACCCTCAGCCCCCTCAACatcactcccctcaccctcacccccctcacccccttcaCCATCACTCCCCTTCACCATCACTCCCCTCACCATCACTCCCCTCACCCTCAGCCCCCTCACCATCACTCCCCTCACCATCACTCCCCtcaccatcactcccctcatcctcagCCCCCTCAACatcactcccctcaccctcactcccctcaccctcactcccctcaccatcACTCCCCTTCACCATCACTCCCCTCACCATCACTCCCCTTCACCATCACTCCCCTCACCCTCAGCCCCCTCACCCTCAGCCCCCTCAACatcactcccctcaccctcaccatcactcccctcacccccttcaCCATCACTCCCCTTCACCATCACTCCCCTTCACCATCACTCCCCTCACCATCACTCCCCTCACCCTCAGCCCCCTCACCATCACTCCCCTCACCATCACTCCCCtcaccatcactcccctcatcctcagCCCCCTCAACatcactcccctcaccctcactcccctcaccctcactcccctcaccatcACTCCCCTTCACCATCACTCCCCTCACCCTCAGCCCCCTCACCATCACCCCCCTCACCATCACTCCCCTTAcctctctcaccctcacacaccttcccatcacttcctctctcttcctctcacccccactctcctcacacaccCTCTCCCTCACAACCCCTCACCCTCTTCCCATCACTGTCTCAccctgccctctctccctcacaccctgctcacCTTCACACCCCTtacaccctcacactcccctcactctcactcaccctcaccagGCCAGCCCTTCCTCACACCCCGTTTTCTGGCCTCCGTCTGAAGGTTTCCTCATCGCTACCAGACAGTTTTTCTGTAGCTTGCCTGGTCTTTGCTTTTCTAGCCTTGACTTCATCATCAATGTGaactgctctggagagggtgctgcTGAGGTAGCTGAATTTGTCGACTGCCTCAAGCCTTTGACCATTGACTCCAATAGTTGA